In Carboxydothermus pertinax, the following are encoded in one genomic region:
- a CDS encoding NYN domain-containing protein, with the protein MAEYVLVDGYNLLFNWPELNRLKEETSLEHAREVLKERLINYRALTGREIILVYDAHLQKESRREILDAGITIVFTESGETADQFIERKVQELVPNNRVFVATQDELQQKLIFGYGAFRIPIRELLAELSEEEKKAKKIFENITPQWLEDRIDQQVKKKLDKIRKGKM; encoded by the coding sequence ATGGCTGAGTACGTTTTGGTGGATGGCTATAATCTTTTATTTAACTGGCCGGAATTAAACCGGCTTAAAGAGGAAACTTCTTTGGAACATGCCCGGGAAGTTTTAAAAGAAAGGTTAATTAATTACCGGGCCCTAACAGGACGGGAGATAATCCTAGTTTATGATGCCCATTTGCAGAAAGAAAGTCGCCGGGAAATTTTGGATGCTGGAATAACAATTGTTTTTACTGAAAGTGGGGAAACGGCGGATCAGTTTATTGAAAGGAAAGTTCAGGAATTAGTACCTAACAATCGGGTTTTTGTTGCAACTCAAGACGAACTACAACAAAAGCTTATTTTTGGTTACGGTGCATTTAGAATTCCCATCAGGGAACTGCTAGCCGAACTTTCGGAGGAGGAGAAAAAAGCTAAGAAAATTTTTGAAAATATTACTCCCCAGTGGTTAGAAGATCGAATTGACCAACAAGTCAAGAAAAAACTTGATAAAATAAGAAAAGGAAAAATGTAA
- the rlmB gene encoding 23S rRNA (guanosine(2251)-2'-O)-methyltransferase RlmB — MERIYGVNPVREALKKGLVNKLYLSRETMGKNTRELLLLARENKVPVVEVPKEKLHPKSQGVEADISPVKYVEIDDILAIAERKEEPLFILVLNHLEDPQNLGAILRSAEAFGAHGVIIPKRRAAPVTGAVAKASAGAYLKVPVARCTNVAETLRYLKEKGAWIAGAEAKSKTLLWDADFKLPLVLVIGGENEGLTSHILRECDFTVSIPMVGTINSLNASVAAALLMAEVVRQRRG, encoded by the coding sequence TTGGAGCGAATTTACGGGGTAAATCCGGTTAGGGAAGCCCTTAAAAAAGGGCTTGTCAATAAGCTATATTTATCCCGGGAGACAATGGGCAAAAATACCCGGGAACTATTGCTTTTGGCCCGGGAAAATAAAGTACCGGTAGTGGAGGTTCCTAAGGAAAAACTTCACCCCAAATCCCAGGGTGTGGAAGCGGATATATCTCCAGTTAAATATGTAGAAATCGATGATATTTTGGCAATTGCTGAACGCAAAGAAGAACCACTTTTTATTTTGGTTTTAAATCATTTGGAAGACCCCCAAAATTTAGGGGCAATCTTACGCTCAGCAGAAGCTTTTGGAGCGCATGGGGTGATCATTCCCAAACGTCGGGCAGCACCGGTTACTGGAGCTGTTGCCAAGGCGTCTGCGGGGGCGTATCTTAAAGTTCCAGTAGCTCGCTGCACCAACGTGGCCGAAACTTTACGGTATCTAAAAGAAAAAGGTGCCTGGATAGCGGGAGCGGAAGCAAAAAGTAAAACTCTTCTGTGGGATGCTGATTTTAAGTTACCTTTAGTTTTGGTGATTGGGGGAGAAAACGAAGGGTTAACTTCGCATATTTTAAGGGAGTGCGATTTTACCGTAAGCATTCCAATGGTTGGTACAATTAATTCTTTAAACGCTTCGGTGGCGGCAGCCCTTTTAATGGCCGAAGTGGTGAGGCAGAGAAGGGGATAG
- a CDS encoding Mini-ribonuclease 3 — protein sequence MEQKEYPPLALAYLGDAVYELLTREYVLAKYGGKMGDIHKKSVSMVNARQQALAVGLIEEHLTLEEREVYRRGRNAKGNYPRKVEVVAYRQSTGLEAVFGFLYLKGDIERIKELFSLITQLLESQGETI from the coding sequence ATGGAGCAAAAAGAATATCCACCTTTGGCTTTAGCTTACCTGGGGGATGCGGTTTATGAACTTCTAACTCGAGAGTATGTTTTAGCAAAATATGGAGGGAAAATGGGCGATATCCATAAAAAATCTGTATCGATGGTAAATGCCCGGCAGCAGGCTTTAGCAGTTGGATTAATTGAGGAGCACTTAACTTTAGAGGAGCGGGAGGTCTACCGACGGGGGAGAAATGCTAAGGGTAATTACCCGCGAAAGGTGGAAGTGGTAGCTTACCGCCAGAGCACTGGTTTAGAGGCAGTTTTTGGTTTTTTATACTTAAAAGGTGATATAGAGCGGATAAAAGAGCTTTTTAGCCTTATAACCCAGTTATTAGAAAGTCAGGGGGAGACCATATGA
- the cysS gene encoding cysteine--tRNA ligase: MKIYNTLTKTKEEFIPREPGKVHMYVCGPTTYNYIHLGNARPIVFFDTVRRYFEYKGFEVIYVQNFTDIDDKIIKRAREEGIGALELGQKYIGEYFKDADSLGVKRATVHPRVTEHIPEIIEMVKGLIEKGYAYEVEGDVYFSVDSFPGYGKLSGRNLDELKAGARVEVDEKKRNPLDFALWKKAKAGEPSWESPWGLGRPGWHIECSAMSLKYLGENFDIHGGGADLVFPHHENEVAQSEAYTGKPFSRYWMHNGFITVNQEKMSKSLGNFFLVREILEKFPGRVVRFFLLSTHYRSPLDFDDKKLLEAKAALERIDNFAQSLKELNPVAGEGKVEIKEKVSELLGDFINAMEDDFNTAQAMATLFELVRYGNIQIAKGNLTLADKKYFEEALAVFSEVLGIEFGVLEKKVGEDVTPFIELLIEVRSKLKKEKKYDLSDFIRDELKKLGIILEDTPSGARWKRV, from the coding sequence GTTTTTTTTGATACCGTCCGCCGGTATTTTGAGTATAAAGGTTTTGAAGTTATCTATGTTCAAAACTTTACTGATATCGACGATAAAATAATTAAACGGGCCCGGGAAGAAGGAATTGGGGCTCTGGAACTGGGGCAGAAATATATTGGTGAGTACTTTAAAGATGCCGACAGCCTTGGGGTAAAAAGGGCCACGGTTCATCCCAGGGTTACCGAGCATATACCAGAAATTATTGAAATGGTTAAGGGTTTGATTGAAAAGGGTTATGCCTATGAAGTAGAGGGAGATGTATACTTCTCTGTAGATAGCTTTCCGGGATATGGAAAACTCTCGGGCCGGAACCTGGATGAATTAAAAGCAGGAGCCCGGGTGGAAGTGGATGAGAAAAAGAGAAATCCTTTGGATTTTGCCCTATGGAAAAAAGCTAAGGCCGGGGAACCATCCTGGGAAAGTCCGTGGGGATTGGGGAGACCTGGCTGGCATATTGAATGTTCAGCCATGTCTTTAAAGTATTTGGGCGAGAACTTTGATATCCATGGGGGGGGAGCGGACTTAGTTTTTCCCCACCATGAAAATGAAGTGGCTCAAAGTGAAGCTTATACCGGGAAGCCTTTTTCTCGTTATTGGATGCATAACGGCTTTATTACTGTAAACCAGGAAAAAATGAGTAAATCCCTTGGTAACTTCTTTTTAGTTCGGGAGATTTTAGAAAAGTTTCCCGGTAGAGTTGTGCGATTTTTTCTCTTATCTACCCATTACAGAAGCCCTTTAGATTTCGATGATAAAAAACTTTTAGAAGCAAAGGCAGCTTTAGAGCGTATCGATAATTTTGCTCAAAGCCTAAAAGAGCTTAATCCTGTTGCCGGAGAAGGAAAGGTAGAAATAAAGGAAAAAGTGTCAGAACTCCTAGGCGATTTTATTAATGCCATGGAAGACGATTTTAATACAGCTCAAGCTATGGCAACCTTATTTGAACTAGTAAGGTATGGCAATATCCAGATTGCTAAAGGTAATTTAACCCTTGCCGATAAAAAATATTTTGAAGAGGCGCTAGCGGTATTTTCAGAAGTACTGGGGATAGAGTTTGGAGTTTTGGAGAAAAAAGTCGGGGAAGATGTAACACCGTTTATCGAATTATTAATTGAAGTTCGTTCTAAACTAAAAAAAGAGAAAAAATATGATCTTTCAGATTTTATTAGAGATGAGCTAAAAAAACTTGGTATTATCCTGGAAGATACTCCTTCGGGAGCGCGCTGGAAGAGGGTCTAG
- the thyX gene encoding FAD-dependent thymidylate synthase, with protein sequence MKVSLVTYTNEPERTVAAAARLCYSPVGIEEILEQMEKEKIETFIQKLLDLNHLSPFEHASFTFAIEGISRALTHQLVRHRLASYSQQSQRYVVEQNFNFIIPPTISGNNEALKVYQEVLRTVKEGYLKLVAMGIPAEDARYLLPNASETKIVVTMNARELLHFFEVRLCTRAQHEIRKLALKMLEELRKVAPVLFKKAGPLCETRGVCFEGPMSCGKLKAKT encoded by the coding sequence ATGAAAGTAAGTTTAGTCACGTATACCAATGAGCCGGAGCGGACGGTGGCGGCGGCCGCCCGGCTTTGTTATTCCCCGGTAGGAATAGAGGAAATTTTAGAGCAAATGGAAAAAGAAAAGATAGAAACTTTTATTCAAAAACTGTTAGACTTAAACCATCTTTCACCTTTTGAACACGCAAGTTTTACCTTTGCAATAGAAGGGATTAGTCGAGCTTTAACCCACCAACTAGTTCGTCACCGTCTGGCAAGCTATAGCCAGCAAAGTCAGCGGTATGTAGTGGAACAAAACTTCAATTTTATAATCCCCCCAACGATTTCAGGCAACAATGAAGCGCTTAAGGTTTATCAGGAGGTATTAAGAACGGTAAAAGAAGGGTATCTTAAGCTCGTAGCAATGGGGATTCCAGCGGAGGATGCCCGGTACCTTCTTCCAAATGCTTCGGAGACAAAAATCGTAGTTACCATGAATGCCCGGGAACTTCTGCATTTCTTTGAAGTGCGGCTTTGCACCCGGGCCCAGCACGAAATTAGGAAGCTTGCGCTTAAAATGCTTGAGGAACTCCGCAAGGTGGCTCCTGTTTTGTTTAAAAAAGCTGGACCCCTTTGTGAAACCCGGGGGGTATGTTTTGAAGGTCCAATGTCTTGCGGAAAATTAAAGGCCAAGACGTAA